The following proteins are co-located in the Nonlabens ponticola genome:
- a CDS encoding MFS transporter, translated as MQKPKLGFWDIWNMSFGFLGIQFGFALQGSTMSRIFETLGANKDEIPLLWIAAPLAGLIVQPIIGYMSDNTWHKRLGRRRPFFLVGAVLSSIALLFMPYSSEVWIAAGLLLVLDASINISMEPFRALVADKLPESQRSYGFVVQTLIIGVGTWIASNLPKFMNNTLEISNEAAPGVVPDSVKVAFGVGAFVFMASILVTIFTTKEYSPEQMAAFDDADEHEEKKGMWATILSTYALMPTIMKKLGVVQFFSWFAFFAMWTLANPALTEHVYNAPKPDVKDFAQLDDNDEVLLDANQATLFLNQAAQDDYKTQDKAYNDASDDVGSKMGIYGLSSMIFALALTFYTAYNSINRKFVHMASLTLGAAGFLLMLYIPGQPDYLILSFTLIGIAWGSILSMPYAMLSSSVKASKMGLMMGVFNMFIVIPQIVAALSGVVFLSSLIGEESIHAMTIAGIFLLLSAVSNLLITNKNAITYQPSIDNE; from the coding sequence ATGCAAAAGCCCAAGTTAGGTTTTTGGGACATCTGGAACATGAGTTTTGGATTCCTAGGTATTCAATTCGGTTTTGCCCTACAGGGTTCTACCATGTCACGCATTTTTGAGACGTTAGGAGCAAATAAGGATGAGATCCCATTATTGTGGATTGCAGCACCTCTTGCTGGACTTATCGTACAACCTATTATAGGTTATATGAGTGATAATACCTGGCACAAGCGTCTAGGGCGACGTCGTCCTTTCTTTCTAGTTGGCGCTGTGCTTAGTTCTATTGCGCTTCTTTTTATGCCATACTCAAGTGAGGTATGGATCGCTGCTGGATTATTGCTAGTGCTCGATGCTTCAATTAATATAAGTATGGAGCCCTTCCGTGCCTTGGTGGCAGATAAATTGCCAGAATCACAACGCAGTTACGGGTTTGTAGTACAAACCTTAATAATAGGTGTAGGTACCTGGATCGCCAGTAACCTGCCTAAATTCATGAATAATACGCTAGAAATCTCAAACGAGGCCGCGCCTGGTGTGGTTCCAGATTCGGTTAAAGTAGCCTTCGGTGTTGGTGCTTTTGTTTTTATGGCTTCTATTCTAGTAACCATATTTACTACAAAGGAATACTCGCCAGAACAGATGGCAGCGTTTGATGATGCTGACGAGCATGAGGAGAAAAAAGGAATGTGGGCGACCATACTATCCACCTATGCGCTCATGCCTACCATCATGAAAAAATTGGGAGTTGTTCAGTTCTTCTCATGGTTCGCATTTTTTGCCATGTGGACACTGGCTAACCCAGCACTTACCGAGCATGTATATAACGCGCCTAAACCTGATGTCAAAGATTTCGCACAATTAGATGACAATGATGAAGTGTTGTTAGATGCAAATCAGGCTACACTATTTCTAAATCAAGCAGCACAAGACGATTATAAAACACAAGACAAAGCCTACAATGACGCATCAGATGATGTAGGTTCAAAAATGGGAATCTACGGTTTGTCTTCCATGATATTTGCACTTGCCCTTACCTTTTATACGGCTTATAACAGTATCAATAGAAAGTTTGTACACATGGCCAGTTTGACACTAGGAGCAGCAGGATTTTTGCTCATGCTGTACATTCCAGGACAACCTGATTACCTTATTTTATCCTTTACTTTAATAGGTATCGCTTGGGGCAGCATATTGTCAATGCCGTATGCCATGCTATCCAGTAGTGTCAAGGCTTCAAAAATGGGCTTGATGATGGGTGTTTTCAACATGTTTATAGTGATACCACAAATCGTGGCAGCTTTAAGTGGTGTAGTATTCTTGAGCAGTCTTATAGGCGAGGAATCTATCCATGCTATGACCATCGCAGGAATTTTCTTGTTACTCAGTGCAGTATCAAACCTATTAATCACCAATAAAAACGCAATAACCTATCAACCCTCAATAGATAATGAGTAA
- a CDS encoding glycoside hydrolase family 65 protein, translating into MNQEYIIPNAWSIIEKGWRPEFVKSSESLFSIGNGAMGQRANFEETYTGDTFQGSYVAGVYYPDKTKVGWWKNGYPEYFAKVLNAPNFIGIDVFIDGEALDLATYDQVHHYKQELNMKEGWLERSFNIELTDDKEIAIKTRRFLSLDKDELGVINYSITAVKGDMRISFQPYIDAGITNEDSNWDDAFWEVEELTSKDHQAFIRSRTNKTNFYVCTYMQSELYKDGEHVQYADPFDQNDTVIRHKVATQLEEGETATLLKYAGYTSSLNHEHFELMDAAKAAISHAVNKGYQQLLQDQIDAWADIWAMADITIEGDLKAQQGIRFNIFQLNQTYLGKDARLNIGPKGFTGEKYGGSTYWDTEAYCIPFYMATKDQHVARNLLTYRYEQLDKAIENAEKLGFSNGAALYPMVTMNGEESHNEWEITFEEIHRNGAMVFAIYNYVRYTGDYDYIPEMGLEVMIAIARFWHQRSTYSSRVDKYMILGVTGPNEYENNVNNNWYTNYIAKWCIEQCVEHIKKVKSGHEDDYHRVIGLTSLTDGEISSWLEVAHNMYMPYDKELGIYLQQDGFLDKELIPVSELKAVHRPINQKWSWDRILRSCYIKQADVLQGFYFFEDHFSKEQLEKHFDFYEPLTVHESSLSPCVHSIQAAKLDRMDQAYEFYLRTSRLDLDDYNKEVEEGCHITSMAGTWMSIVEGFGGFKIVNDMPSFETRLPKQWKSFSFKINFRDQILTVNVSDSATTVQLQGYQSQDIILNGKKLTLEPLAVNA; encoded by the coding sequence ATGAATCAAGAATATATCATACCCAACGCATGGTCGATCATCGAGAAGGGATGGCGACCAGAATTTGTCAAATCTAGCGAGAGTCTATTCTCAATTGGTAATGGCGCGATGGGTCAGCGAGCAAATTTTGAAGAAACATACACTGGTGATACGTTTCAAGGAAGCTACGTTGCTGGCGTTTATTACCCTGATAAAACCAAAGTAGGCTGGTGGAAAAACGGTTATCCAGAATATTTTGCCAAGGTTTTGAACGCTCCTAATTTTATAGGTATCGATGTTTTTATCGATGGCGAGGCATTAGACCTTGCAACTTACGACCAGGTACATCATTACAAGCAAGAACTCAACATGAAAGAAGGCTGGCTAGAGCGCAGCTTTAACATTGAGCTTACTGATGATAAAGAGATAGCCATCAAGACACGCAGATTTTTGAGTCTTGACAAGGACGAGTTGGGTGTTATAAATTACAGTATTACCGCAGTAAAAGGTGATATGCGTATTTCATTTCAGCCATATATTGATGCAGGAATCACCAATGAGGATTCAAATTGGGATGATGCCTTTTGGGAAGTAGAAGAGCTCACTTCAAAAGATCATCAAGCATTTATACGCAGTCGTACCAATAAAACAAACTTCTACGTCTGCACCTATATGCAATCAGAACTATACAAGGACGGCGAGCATGTCCAGTATGCAGACCCATTTGATCAAAACGATACTGTAATACGTCACAAGGTAGCCACCCAGCTTGAAGAAGGCGAGACGGCAACATTACTCAAATATGCAGGTTACACCAGCAGTTTGAATCACGAGCATTTTGAATTGATGGACGCTGCCAAAGCTGCCATTAGCCACGCCGTAAATAAAGGCTACCAGCAATTACTACAGGACCAGATAGACGCATGGGCAGATATATGGGCAATGGCAGATATCACTATTGAAGGTGACTTGAAAGCGCAACAAGGAATACGTTTTAATATCTTCCAGCTCAATCAAACTTATTTGGGTAAAGACGCCAGACTCAATATCGGGCCCAAAGGATTTACTGGTGAGAAATACGGTGGGTCCACCTATTGGGATACTGAGGCTTATTGTATTCCATTTTACATGGCGACCAAAGATCAACATGTCGCAAGAAATTTATTGACCTATAGGTATGAGCAGCTAGACAAGGCCATTGAGAATGCCGAGAAGTTGGGATTCTCTAATGGAGCTGCTCTGTATCCTATGGTAACAATGAATGGCGAGGAATCTCACAACGAGTGGGAAATTACTTTTGAAGAAATACACCGCAACGGTGCGATGGTTTTTGCTATTTATAACTATGTACGATATACTGGTGACTACGACTACATACCAGAAATGGGTCTCGAGGTCATGATTGCCATCGCTAGATTCTGGCACCAGCGTTCGACCTATTCATCTCGCGTCGATAAATACATGATACTAGGTGTGACTGGTCCTAATGAATATGAGAATAATGTCAACAACAACTGGTACACGAACTATATAGCCAAATGGTGTATTGAGCAATGCGTTGAGCATATAAAGAAAGTAAAGAGCGGTCATGAAGACGATTATCATCGAGTGATTGGCTTGACCTCGTTAACAGATGGTGAGATTTCCTCATGGCTGGAAGTCGCACATAATATGTACATGCCTTATGATAAGGAGTTAGGAATATATCTGCAACAAGACGGATTCCTGGACAAGGAATTAATTCCAGTGTCAGAACTCAAGGCTGTCCACAGACCGATCAATCAAAAATGGTCTTGGGACCGCATCCTACGCAGCTGCTACATCAAGCAAGCAGATGTTTTACAGGGTTTCTACTTTTTTGAGGATCATTTTTCTAAAGAACAACTTGAGAAACACTTTGATTTCTATGAACCGTTGACCGTTCACGAGAGTTCACTGTCACCATGTGTTCACAGTATTCAAGCCGCTAAGCTAGATCGCATGGATCAAGCCTATGAATTCTATTTGCGCACATCTCGATTAGATCTGGATGATTACAATAAAGAGGTAGAAGAAGGTTGCCACATCACCAGTATGGCGGGTACCTGGATGAGCATTGTAGAAGGTTTTGGCGGTTTCAAGATCGTCAACGATATGCCTAGTTTTGAGACTAGACTACCTAAACAATGGAAATCTTTCAGCTTCAAGATCAACTTTAGGGATCAGATTTTGACGGTTAATGTATCAGACAGTGCAACCACGGTACAGCTTCAGGGCTACCAGTCGCAGGATATTATTTTGAACGGCAAGAAACTCACACTCGAGCCACTTGCAGTAAACGCTTAG
- a CDS encoding LacI family DNA-binding transcriptional regulator, whose translation MPQKLTLKKIAQDLKVSISTVSKALRDSHEISVETRDKIKDYAKKYNYKPNNIALSLKNQKTKKIGVIIPEIVHHFFATVISGIEKVANDKGYQVIICLSGESFDKEVVNMDMLANGSIDGFIMSLSKETLERQDYHHLREVLNQGMPIVMFDRAVEGIPCDKIIIDDVAAAQSATEFLLRKGKSKLAIISTVDYVNVGRLRTQGFKEALLKRGIEVSDKDVLKIEDTENSTTIIENFLKDTDYDGIIAVNELFAVTASKALQKLGKSIPDDASIIAFTDGMLSKYASPTLTTIGQKGEDMGGLAAAKLIERLEAPQTIEESYETVIVKTSLVERESTP comes from the coding sequence ATGCCTCAAAAACTGACCCTCAAGAAAATAGCACAGGACTTAAAAGTGTCCATATCTACCGTGTCTAAAGCCTTGCGCGACTCGCACGAGATAAGTGTAGAGACGCGAGACAAAATCAAGGATTATGCTAAAAAGTATAATTATAAGCCCAACAATATCGCCCTAAGTCTTAAGAACCAAAAGACTAAAAAAATAGGGGTGATCATTCCAGAAATTGTTCACCATTTCTTTGCTACCGTTATCTCAGGTATAGAGAAAGTCGCTAATGACAAAGGTTATCAAGTGATTATTTGCTTGTCAGGTGAGAGTTTTGATAAGGAAGTTGTGAATATGGATATGCTAGCAAATGGTAGTATAGATGGCTTTATCATGAGTCTATCTAAGGAAACCCTTGAACGCCAGGACTACCATCACTTGCGCGAGGTGCTCAATCAAGGTATGCCTATCGTGATGTTTGACCGTGCGGTAGAAGGTATTCCTTGTGATAAGATTATTATCGATGATGTGGCTGCTGCACAAAGCGCAACAGAGTTTTTACTACGTAAGGGTAAGAGTAAACTAGCTATTATATCAACCGTAGATTATGTAAATGTGGGTCGATTGCGCACTCAAGGCTTTAAAGAAGCTTTACTTAAACGAGGTATTGAAGTAAGTGATAAGGATGTCTTAAAAATCGAGGATACCGAAAATTCTACGACAATTATCGAAAACTTTTTAAAGGATACGGACTATGACGGTATCATCGCGGTGAATGAACTGTTTGCCGTGACCGCTAGCAAGGCCTTGCAAAAACTAGGTAAATCCATTCCTGATGATGCAAGCATCATTGCTTTTACAGATGGTATGTTGAGCAAGTATGCCAGTCCTACACTTACAACCATAGGACAAAAAGGTGAAGACATGGGTGGTCTAGCCGCTGCAAAGCTCATTGAGAGACTAGAGGCGCCTCAAACTATTGAAGAAAGCTACGAAACCGTTATCGTAAAAACTTCGCTCGTAGAACGTGAAAGCACGCCATAA
- a CDS encoding glycoside hydrolase family 97 protein, translating to MKRLSFIWLIVVYYAFAKACPAQTITSPNKAFELKVSLSQEGTPQYQLDYKGDAVVETSSLGFEIKDDEKSLKNDFEMVGTATSTFDETWEPVWGEESEIRNHYNELEVDLKQKETNRLMTLRFRLFDDGLGFRYEFPQQEFTYFIIKEELTEFAMTGDHTAYWIAGDYDTQEYDYTTSKLSEIRGLHESSISGNASQTPIKPTGVQTALMMKTDDGLYINIHEAALIDYSAMHLMLYDENMVFTSHLTPDVNGDKAYMQAPTTTPWRTVIVGDDATDILASRMTYNLNDPVAIEDTSWIKPVKYVGVWWEMITGKSSWSYTDELPAIQLGKTDYSKLEPNSTHAATTEHVKEYIDFAAKHGFDAVLVEGWNVGWEDWFGNSKDYVFDFVTPYPDFDVEEVHEYAQANDVKMIMHHETSGATRNYERHLDTAFQFMKKYDYDAVKTGYVGNVMPRGEHHYGQWLVNHYQYVLEKAADYEIMINAHEAVRPTGIARTYPNLIGNESARGTEFQAFGGSKPNHTTILPFTRLIGGPMDYTPGIFEMDISKLNPLNDSHGNFTIANQLGLYVVMYSPLQMAADLPENYNRFLDAFQFIKDVPVDWSKSVYLEAEPGEYITTARKDKNSDNWFVGNSNGTTPRTALVDLDFLEKGKKYIATIYADAADAHYKTNPQAYKITTKKVTSKSDLKIYTAPGGGFGISIVEVD from the coding sequence ATGAAAAGGCTTTCTTTTATCTGGTTGATTGTTGTGTATTACGCTTTCGCGAAAGCGTGCCCAGCACAAACCATTACATCGCCCAACAAGGCATTTGAACTCAAGGTGTCATTGTCACAAGAGGGCACACCGCAATACCAGTTGGATTATAAGGGTGATGCGGTTGTTGAGACCAGCTCATTGGGATTTGAGATAAAAGACGACGAGAAGTCCTTGAAGAATGATTTTGAAATGGTGGGTACCGCAACCAGCACATTTGATGAGACCTGGGAACCTGTTTGGGGTGAGGAATCTGAAATACGAAACCATTACAACGAGCTAGAAGTCGATTTGAAACAAAAGGAAACCAATCGCTTGATGACCTTGCGATTCAGGCTTTTTGATGATGGGTTAGGATTCAGATATGAGTTCCCGCAACAAGAGTTTACCTACTTTATCATCAAGGAAGAGCTTACCGAATTTGCCATGACAGGCGATCATACCGCTTACTGGATTGCAGGAGATTATGACACGCAGGAGTACGATTACACAACTTCAAAACTCTCAGAAATTAGAGGATTGCACGAGAGTTCCATTTCAGGCAACGCTTCCCAAACGCCTATCAAACCTACAGGCGTTCAAACGGCACTCATGATGAAAACAGACGATGGGTTGTACATCAACATTCACGAGGCGGCGCTTATCGATTACAGCGCCATGCATTTGATGCTGTACGACGAGAACATGGTTTTTACCTCGCACTTGACACCAGATGTGAACGGTGACAAGGCCTATATGCAAGCGCCAACGACTACACCATGGCGTACGGTAATTGTGGGCGACGATGCTACCGATATTCTCGCATCTCGCATGACCTATAATTTGAACGATCCAGTCGCAATTGAGGATACCTCATGGATCAAGCCAGTCAAATATGTAGGTGTCTGGTGGGAAATGATCACAGGAAAAAGCTCATGGTCTTACACAGACGAGCTTCCTGCTATCCAATTAGGAAAAACAGATTATAGCAAGCTAGAGCCTAACAGCACACATGCTGCCACCACAGAGCATGTCAAAGAATATATAGACTTTGCTGCAAAGCATGGTTTTGACGCTGTCTTAGTTGAAGGCTGGAATGTAGGTTGGGAAGATTGGTTTGGTAATTCAAAGGATTATGTTTTTGATTTTGTCACACCTTATCCAGATTTTGATGTAGAAGAGGTCCATGAGTATGCGCAGGCAAACGATGTCAAAATGATCATGCATCACGAGACAAGCGGTGCGACCCGCAATTATGAACGCCATCTAGACACCGCTTTTCAGTTCATGAAAAAGTACGATTATGATGCAGTAAAAACTGGTTATGTAGGTAATGTAATGCCGCGTGGTGAGCATCATTATGGACAGTGGTTGGTCAATCACTATCAATATGTTCTGGAAAAAGCAGCAGATTATGAGATTATGATCAACGCTCATGAAGCAGTAAGGCCTACTGGAATAGCTCGTACGTACCCTAACTTAATAGGTAACGAGTCCGCTCGCGGTACAGAGTTTCAGGCATTTGGCGGTTCAAAACCTAATCACACGACCATTTTACCATTCACACGATTGATAGGCGGTCCTATGGATTACACACCTGGGATTTTTGAGATGGACATTTCAAAGCTCAATCCTCTAAATGACTCACACGGAAATTTCACTATCGCCAATCAACTAGGATTATATGTCGTGATGTACAGTCCGCTGCAAATGGCAGCAGACTTGCCAGAGAATTATAACAGGTTTCTTGATGCCTTTCAGTTTATCAAGGATGTTCCAGTGGACTGGTCAAAAAGCGTCTATCTAGAAGCAGAGCCTGGCGAGTATATCACTACAGCACGCAAGGATAAAAACAGTGACAATTGGTTTGTGGGTAATAGCAACGGTACAACACCTAGAACAGCTTTAGTCGATCTCGATTTCTTAGAAAAAGGCAAGAAGTACATTGCTACCATCTATGCAGATGCGGCTGATGCGCACTATAAGACAAATCCGCAAGCGTATAAGATCACTACCAAAAAGGTAACGAGTAAATCCGACCTTAAGATTTACACGGCACCTGGTGGTGGCTTTGGGATCAGTATTGTTGAGGTCGATTAG
- a CDS encoding alpha-amylase family glycosyl hydrolase, protein MRIVLLSLIVFVSAFAKAESHNTFSKKLSQTNQLSLQENPGKDYMPNRVEPPNWWADMEHSQVEVMLYGEYMGQVDFESDLPIVKVRRTENPNYAFVTLETKGKGPGTYSISYNIYDTYYVLEYELLERNPNSKLRKGFNSSDAIYLIMPDRFANGDPSNDIVDEMAEKSDRSFKGGRHGGDIQGVIDHLDYLEDLGVTALWSTPLLEDNDQRYSYHGYAASDVYRIDPRYGSNESYRELADQMQQRDMKLIMDYVTNHWGATHWMMDDLPTQTWIHQFDDNKDRDFPVAGYANSSYRQTTQLDPYASDRDETYAEKGWFVSSMPDLNQSEPLVLNYLIQNAIWWIEYAGLGGLRVDTYAYNEKEGIAKWTKAIMDEYPNFTIVGETWMHDQAQIAFWQKDSPVAAIQSYNTHLPSVMDFTLHDAVLTAFNEKDQQWDKGMVKVYENFVNDFLYADVNNIMVMAGNHDTNRLSGNGVLDGDLEKFKLAMTLILTTRGIPQIYYGDEIGMAGNRDTVGDGDIRRDFPGGWKGDKINAFTKPTKEQKAYQDFTKKLLNYRKNKEVLHTGKLLHFVPENNCYVYFRHNDKDRVMVIINNNDKPVTLDMSRFKEGFNGATHGTDIIDDSRLPLSGKLVIGAEHSMIIDIE, encoded by the coding sequence ATGAGAATTGTACTTCTTTCATTGATTGTTTTTGTTTCAGCTTTCGCGAAAGCGGAATCTCATAATACTTTTTCAAAAAAGCTTTCACAGACCAATCAGCTTTCACTTCAAGAAAATCCAGGAAAAGATTACATGCCGAATCGTGTTGAACCGCCCAATTGGTGGGCTGATATGGAACATTCTCAGGTAGAAGTAATGCTTTATGGAGAATATATGGGGCAGGTTGATTTTGAAAGTGATCTTCCTATAGTAAAGGTGCGTAGAACTGAGAATCCCAATTATGCATTTGTAACGCTTGAAACTAAAGGAAAAGGACCTGGGACTTATTCGATCAGTTACAATATTTATGACACGTATTACGTCTTGGAATATGAATTATTAGAACGCAATCCGAATTCCAAACTACGTAAAGGCTTTAATTCTAGCGATGCTATCTATTTGATCATGCCAGATCGATTTGCTAATGGTGATCCTAGCAACGATATCGTTGATGAAATGGCTGAAAAATCAGACCGATCATTCAAAGGCGGCCGTCACGGCGGTGATATTCAGGGTGTGATCGATCATTTGGATTATTTGGAGGATTTAGGCGTCACAGCTCTGTGGAGCACTCCACTGCTTGAAGATAACGACCAGCGTTATTCCTACCACGGCTATGCAGCGAGCGATGTGTACCGCATCGATCCACGTTATGGCTCAAACGAGTCATACAGAGAACTGGCAGATCAAATGCAGCAGCGAGACATGAAACTCATCATGGATTATGTAACCAACCATTGGGGTGCAACGCACTGGATGATGGATGATTTACCCACGCAAACCTGGATACATCAATTTGATGATAATAAGGATCGTGATTTTCCTGTCGCTGGTTATGCCAACAGTAGTTATAGACAAACTACACAATTAGATCCGTATGCAAGTGATCGTGACGAGACCTATGCAGAAAAGGGCTGGTTTGTAAGTAGCATGCCAGACTTAAATCAAAGTGAGCCACTAGTCTTGAACTACTTGATTCAAAATGCTATCTGGTGGATTGAATATGCAGGACTCGGCGGTTTGAGAGTGGATACCTATGCTTATAACGAGAAAGAAGGAATCGCCAAATGGACTAAGGCAATCATGGATGAATATCCCAATTTTACTATCGTGGGCGAGACGTGGATGCATGATCAGGCGCAAATCGCTTTCTGGCAAAAGGATAGTCCAGTAGCTGCCATTCAAAGTTATAATACCCATTTACCCAGCGTGATGGATTTTACACTGCACGATGCTGTCTTGACTGCTTTTAATGAGAAAGATCAGCAATGGGATAAAGGAATGGTTAAGGTCTATGAGAATTTTGTCAATGACTTTCTATATGCTGATGTCAATAACATTATGGTAATGGCAGGTAATCACGATACCAATAGGTTGAGTGGCAACGGTGTTCTGGATGGAGATCTAGAGAAATTCAAACTCGCCATGACACTGATCCTAACAACTCGTGGTATACCACAAATCTATTATGGTGATGAGATAGGTATGGCTGGTAATCGTGATACAGTTGGTGATGGCGACATACGACGAGATTTCCCAGGCGGTTGGAAAGGTGATAAGATTAATGCCTTTACAAAGCCAACCAAAGAACAAAAGGCCTATCAGGATTTTACCAAAAAGCTATTGAATTACCGAAAGAACAAAGAGGTACTTCACACAGGTAAGCTACTTCACTTTGTGCCAGAGAATAATTGCTATGTCTATTTTAGACACAATGATAAAGATCGCGTGATGGTCATCATTAATAACAATGACAAACCTGTCACGCTAGACATGAGCCGATTTAAAGAAGGTTTCAACGGCGCAACGCATGGAACTGATATCATCGACGATTCTAGATTACCGCTTTCAGGAAAATTGGTCATCGGTGCAGAGCACAGTATGATTATCGATATCGAGTAA
- the pgmB gene encoding beta-phosphoglucomutase → MSKKGFIFDLDGVVVDTAKFHFVAWQRLAKSLDINFTEKENEQLKGVSRVRSLEKILEWGNKTIDQETFDEKLVQKNEEYLEMVETLTQDDILPGVHDFLLRLRESEQPIALGSASKNARPILEKLGIIDLFDAIVDGTDVSNAKPDPEVFLQAADLLHMNKRKCVVFEDSIAGIQAANAAGMISIGIGKEENLKEADEVFAGFNEMPADYIDQLLKKEK, encoded by the coding sequence ATGAGTAAGAAAGGATTCATATTTGATCTAGACGGCGTCGTCGTCGATACGGCAAAGTTTCATTTTGTCGCATGGCAGCGACTGGCCAAAAGTCTAGACATCAATTTTACAGAAAAGGAAAACGAGCAACTCAAAGGAGTGTCACGCGTTAGATCACTAGAAAAGATTCTAGAATGGGGCAATAAAACCATCGATCAAGAAACCTTTGACGAGAAACTAGTCCAGAAGAATGAGGAATATCTCGAGATGGTTGAGACGCTTACTCAAGATGATATTCTACCAGGAGTACATGATTTTTTATTACGCTTACGCGAAAGCGAACAACCCATAGCCCTAGGAAGTGCGAGTAAGAATGCTCGTCCTATTCTAGAAAAACTCGGGATTATCGACTTATTTGACGCCATCGTGGATGGAACAGACGTCAGCAATGCAAAACCAGATCCAGAGGTTTTTCTGCAGGCTGCAGACTTGCTGCATATGAATAAAAGAAAGTGTGTCGTTTTTGAAGACAGTATTGCAGGAATCCAGGCGGCAAACGCCGCAGGAATGATCAGCATAGGAATAGGAAAAGAAGAAAATTTAAAAGAAGCCGATGAAGTTTTTGCAGGATTTAATGAAATGCCAGCAGACTACATCGATCAACTATTGAAGAAAGAGAAGTAA